GTGTAAACTCGTTAAAAAACCGAGTACATAATTGATTTGTTCAAGTCGAAGTCGAGAACGGCTTGAGCAGGACGATCATGGCACGATAGTCGCCGATCGTCAACGGTTGGTGGTGCCTCGGGTTCGCGCTGATCTTGTCCACCAAACGAATTTCACGGTTCCTTCGTTTCCGCCTCTTTTCCTATACCGTTATAGGATCCAAATATGAGCAGTACTAGTATTCTCATGTTTTTACTTTtgatttaattgtattttattcgctACATCTTTTTGACATTTCGATTCTGTGTTTGCTTCCTAACTCTCattttctctatctctctctttttgcTCCTTCTTCATCTCCTCCTTTCCCCCCTCCTCTCTCCTCGATCAAAAATGATTGAAACGAgcatacatgtatgtatattgtacatatttcgtTCGTGTTCGACAAAAGTATTTGCGTGTATTTGACATTTCGTTTTGTAACGGTTGATATCGCTTGGTCGCGGCACGCTTTCCATGACTAGATTTCATAAAGGAACAACTTAATTTCATGAGAATCAACGTTGATCGACGATAATTGATGTAAAAAGCGGAACGGAGTACTACGATGGCGAACGTTCGAGGGAATGTTTCGAGGAGAGAAGAATCGTCGCTCATTAACATCACACACAGTTTCATTGCATTGCTCTGTATTTTTCGAAGCTTGAAAAGATGTAGTATGCTACGATATCCAAAAGCGCATGTATTGTCGACTTTGCCGGTTAGCTACTATAACTATAAATAGGTGATAACGCCTCGATCGCCATACTGCAAGTATCGTCGAATTGCCGCCCTGGATCACGAAAATCTCCATtcgcattttctttttagtgctcgatctcttttcttttcatctctGCCGAAATATTGTCTTCCTTTCGTTATCGTACTCTCCATTTTGGTCTCGCGTTACTTTAGCGTcgtcatttctttcttttcttttctgttcacgttttctctcgttttcgtGAATCGATATCTTCaacgtgcgcgcgcgcgcgcgctcgctcgtgtgtgtgtgtagtATTTCCACCTATCAATCTGTCTATTCGTTTCTCCGTCCGTCTGTCCGTGTACCAGTCAATTCATAACGTCGGTGCCTAAAGATACACGAGTTTCCAAAATATCGACgacgaaacgaagagaaaaatgaacgcagacaaagacaaaagaaatcgaagaacaAATGTTGTATATATGCGCATAATACGGCAGCATAGTCGTTGATGATTGGAAAGACATTCCTTGGTGTAGTTACACGCTATATCCAATGTTACATCGTGAATTGTGGGCGGCAATTCTGCTTGAAAGACGCACGCGTATGTGTTTCACGCGTAAGCTTAACACCTTGAAAAAAGACTCTCCCGGCATCGCACGTTTCTTGGTCGCGAATAATCTGTTTACGCGAAACCACCGTAAAGATGTAGCGGTGAAAATCAAAGTAGACGAGAAAGTATTTAGATCCGATATCGAGGACCGACGAACGGAAACGGAAacagaaaggaaggaaagtaAAACAGGTGACGATGGTGATGGTGAAAATGAAGGTGAAAGTGAAAGAGGAGATGGAGGTggaagaagaatatatatagagaaggaggaggaggaggaggagatgGAAGAAAAGGCAGGAAGCGTGGAGCGTTGAAAAAGGGCAAGATGAATTCCGTGTTCGTTCGTACGATCGGCTCCTCTCGGCCGGTGAATCGcgtatgaaaatacaaaaacgaGAAAAGGGAAAGACGAGGACGAAGATGGGGGGCGCGGACAGAGTTGGGATGGGAATATGTACACAGCGTTGTGAATCAACTGCGAAAAGGcgataagaaagaaaggaaagacagGTGAtgcaaaatgaaatgtaacaAACGAGGAAATTCTCGATATTCGGTGCTCGGAGATCTTTTTATAAGTACCAATGTAAACTGCAGTCAGGATCGAGGAACGAGGATAACGGATGTTTACTTTCTAATGCCGAAAAGGAGGCAACGCGAGTGGAAATAAGAGATCGACGCAGGCGGCAACAATCGTGGTGCAACAACCGTCGCTGTCATTGGACGGATCAGCCGGAGCTGCAACAATATTGCTGCACCCAGAGTTGGACGTTAGACGTCGAGAGGAAAATATGAGACAATTGTTGGATGTGGCCAATACCTTGACCTTGCAAGAAATACACGACTTTGAGATGAGGTTCGCTTATTATTCTTATTGGACGCTGTTACACGCGTGCATTATCATTTTACTCTATTATTCGTTAGACGTAAAACATATCAACGGTTAGGTACTTTCGAGCAAGTATGAAACAACCGATCTTTCTCTTCGTGGAATGTTTCAGGTACGGTAGTCCGCACCACAGTCGGTCTCAGTCGGTTAAGACTCCCGGAAGTCGTTCATCGGGCAGACCAAACTACCTGTGTCTTCCACAACAGAGATCAAGAGTCGCGAGCATGCCAAATACCGGCGTTGAAGAAGAGTATTATAGACTTCGACATTTCAGTATAACTGGTAAAGGAGTTGTAAATCGAGGAGACTCGTTGAAAAGTCGGAGATCTCGATCAAACAATAGCGTCGCTTCGAGTAACTCGAGGTGAGATTCCCCTATTTCCAATCCCTCtgttttttcgtttctcgacAGGTATAAGCCGGTTATTGCATTAAACAACAAACTCAAgcaaaatgagaaaaaatgagaaaacgagagaacgGACCGACGACAATCGGAAGACAGAAGGAGaagcagtagtagtagtaatagtagtagtagaagTAGTAGtagttgttgttgctgttgttgttgttgttgtagGAGGAGGGGAGAAacaagaaggagaagaagaaggtgaaaaaggaagaggagaagaagaagaagaagcaaaagaaGAGGACGAAGAGAAAGCGAAAGACGACGactttataatataaagttcCACAAGGCGATTCTACTCTAAATCGAACGCGTGAGTTTACGTGTAGCATTGAGCGTTTGAGCGACGTAGACGCACGTGTTGGACCTTAGAGTAGAATTTCAATGCTGCGCGCAAAATGTATCACACAAAGACAAACACTTGCATCGCTTCCGATTGTCAtcgatttttctaaaatagaCTATTCCGAGCAAAAACGAAGTTGTCGTTAAACAAATACCGGACAGATGACataatcgatataaattacaagttacgaatttctttctttccctatATCACGTGTATgtaaatatcgattatatacttgtttttttctctgttttttcgCCCTTTTATCGGTTTCTACCATGGCGTGACTACCAACGCGATTTGGTGATGCAGCACGGAACATTTAACAGCTTCATATCCTGGATCGGCAAGAAATTCTGCAGCGGGATCGTTGGCGAGTTCCCGCGAAAGCAGCGCGTCTCAGGGACCAACACCGTATCGCGTTCTAATGCTGGGAGCTCCAGCCGTAGGAAAAAGTTCGCTGGTTTCTCAGTTCATGACGTCGGAATATCTTCACGCGTACGATACATCGATTGGCAAGTACTAAATATCAAttgctaattaatattattatgtattataatatataatattaaatataattatatataatattatattataatatatattaattatcaatattacTTTTACACTGTCCGGTTTGCCTCGAAACTATTGCACGATATCAAGCctaatttgtttcttctttttcttcctacCTTTTTTTCCGTTCCTCTCTTTCCAATCTATCGTCTCTGACTTTATGCTCCTTCTGTCCTCACGATGCCGTGATAAAACACTATGCTCCCGTTGTTTCTTTACAGACGATGAATCGGGAGAGAAAACCGTCAGCGTTCTTCTAGCTGGAGAAGAATCCGAACTGACTTTTATCGATCACTCTAGCACTGAGATGACGGTACGTTGCGAATTACACGTGTATGCATGCCCATTGTATTGCTGTGTTAACGTACGTAATCGAAAGTgaggaaaattttttatagaatataccCACGTTTGCTTATTATTAGATGAATTATCGGCTTACCACGCGTGAATGATATGTCGCCATCGAGCTATGAAATGTACGACATACGCAGATCGGGAATCAGAATCTGAATCGAGAATTTCGAGAATAGATGGAATAGATTAATAAAGggggagagaaaaggaaagaatgtACGAGCAAGCGGGAACGTGAGAAGGAATAGGATGCGCGGTCGAACGCGCACATGTGGTTAGCAGTAAGCATGTAGTGTAAAACTCGGTGTGCCACCCTGAAGAGCGATTGACGATCATCGAGCCGTAACTATCGGTCAACCGTAAAACGGTCCAGCGATCGATCGAACCGTCTAACCGcgatatcttatatatatatatatatatataagattatatacatatatatataacaataaatatatacaatatatatatatatatatattgttgaatcttttatatatatatatatatatatatatatatgtatatgtatatgtatatatatatggcgAGTTGAAAATCATAATGGTGTACATAAGTCGGtgctatttttcataaaacgttatttgcGTCCCCATTACCGTGAAAGATTCGGTAAAAAATCTTATTAATGCTATGATAACGTAAGATCGGTCAGTAAAGAGTGGGGAataatactttgaaaaattgacaaagtAGCGAAAGTACTGGAGTTAAAAACAACTCTTTCATTACTCCGCTACGATATTCCACTTAGCGGTGCCACGAATCGGTTCGACTCGCCGACCGATACTATTGGATACGACATATTCGCTCCTGTCGACAACGAGTGATTTCTTTTTGCAGCCGGAAACCTGCATAACTACGTACGAACCACACGCTTACTGCGTCGTCTATTCAACGACCGATCGAGCTTCGGTACGCGTGGCGGAAGAAGTTTTGCAAACACTTTGGCGCAGCGACTACATGTCGGCTCGAGCGGTGATCCTTGTTGGAAACAAAGTCGACCTCGTTCGCAGTCGATTAGTCTCGACCGAAGGTAAGAAGCCGTGTAACTTACCCGACCGTTTCGCGATAGGTCCTTTCATtgtttcgtatcatttagcTACCTAGTTGATACCTAAGCTATCATTAGATCCCTCCGAAAATTCAAGTATGGGAGATCACCGGAAGATATACAGtatacaatacatacatacaacaTCGATTATCGTTGCCGACGCGTACACACACGCGGAATCGCCATATCAATATCCCTCCATTGCTCccttgatttttctttctattctattctattctattctattctattctattctattctatccTATCCTATCCTAtcctattctattctattctattctatccattttatatattttattctattctattttattctattttcatctttttgaTGGATACAATTCTATTTCTATGTTGTAGAGGGGAAATCTATGGCTACATCTTACGACtgtaaatttatcgaaacatCGGTCGGAATCAATCATAATGTCGACGAACTTCTCGTTGGCTTGCTTACGCAAATTCGACTGAAGCTCGAGAACCCTGAAAGAACGAGGGACCTATTTCGGAAGAGATCGCGAAAGAATCGTAGCAAATCACCTTTAGGATCTTGTTCTGAAAACAATTCACCGAAAAAATATCGCGGTAGTCGTACAAGTACCAGTTTAAAGGTACGAAATTTATTAGGTAAGGTATGGGCAAGAGATAGCAAGTCCAAGAGTTGTGAAAATTTACACGTTCTTTAATCGTTTGGACGAAGAAATGCGACACGACATTCTATTCCTACTCGATCAGAACGTCACTAAAGTTGCTTTCAATCtgcaatttcttcgttttttaccttggtttcttctcttctcatTTCTCTATCGTTCTCTTCTTCCTGGTAGTTGTTTTTTATCCCTTTTGCCatcattcattatttttcgatctttattccatttttctacATAACTTCTTGCGCTTTGATTACTTTGGATTTCACATCGCGGGGACCAGCATTCATCAGACCACTAGTCAATTCTCTCgttgttttctattttactcTAATCGTATTGGTGTTGTAAGTTTTAATGGAATCGGTTTATTGGATAAAATACGGTCCATCTAAATACATACATGATCGAATATCTTGAAAAACGTTTATAAAAACGTTTCTGCGGAACTTTAACTACGTTTCGACAATGGAGTGCGTGTCAAAAAGTCACGAATAGATCGAAACCTCGAGTATAGAATAATTCGAACGAGTTTTCTCCGTTTTTCCCTAATTCCTCTCTGAAACCAACTGTTCCAAccttgaaattataaaaagccGAAAGCATTGTGTGTCACTTACATATTTCGAACTCTTTATTTTAGCTTGTTCACCTCTTCTCTCGCTCTCAAACTCTTCCTCTTACATCAGTCTTTTTTTGTTGTGGTGCAATCAGTTTTATCGATCTCTTTACTCTTCGCATgtttgatatacatatgtatatattactCCCGTTCTACGATCCTAACGCGAAGAAGCGAACCAATGTTCTTATGTTTTTCAAGCTCGCACGATCGATGCACAGCCATAATCacattagaattattttcttcaaatttcactACATACCAGGAGTAAAAACaccatttatattatatatctctacattaatattcaatcgacaatatacatatatatgtatgtaagcAGTTACTTCGTCTTTCGCAATTCCACAACTTTCCTACATTGGGTTTCGTCGTTACGTTAGTTGTCACGCAAATGTTGCTTGAATGGTTGATTGGTTGAACGCAATCGTGAACAAACAGTACAAAAGTTTGTCGCCTTACTTCGTTCGTCACTTAAATGATACAGAGAATAAGATAGAGAAGGAGCGAGGGAAAAAAATAAGAGccggaagaaaaatgataaaactaaaaaatggaaaaataaaaggtacACGTGCCGATTTTTTATCTCGCAAAACAACGTTAAATTATGTTTCTTATTAAtctgttacgatatattatgaaaatttatagaataacaAACGCGTTTTTTCTTGTTTGTAAATCgcgaagagaaaaaattgtaacgaaaCGAGTTGTATCGCTCGAGCAAACAGATTAGTTTGCGTTTAAGTACatacgaagaggaagaaggattTACTTAATAGAAAAGAGACAGGGAAACataaaaaggggaaaaaagacaaaatcACACATTTAGAGTACGATAAGTGCATAAATACAAGTTCACATGTGAGATTTTGTTCGTTTACGAGGTTTTGCAGATATGACAGATTTTTGGAAGACTGTCCGGTAAATTGTATTACTCTTTAAGTATACAACCAATTTTACCTTAGTCTGTACTGTTACCTTATAATAACCTCCCGTCCATTGactagaaagaaatttctacgaGCCATGGCAATCGTTTAAATCGCCATTACTGCATGGAATCGTAACGAACGTATCGGACATTTCGAGTACACGAATGACCATAAATTAGTCGTTAAGAATCGCGCTACTTGTTTCCGCGAAAAGTTTCCATTACTTTTCGTGCCGAAACGAACTGTAATTGTACCGTGCTGTACCGTGCCGTACCATGCCGTGCATCGTAccaaattttaacttttaaccTTTCAAAGCGCATGTGCGAGACtgattttcattcgatttcgaatatcgaacgataccGCTGACGAACGGGCGTTTCGTTTCCTTGAGAAAATTGTTTGCGAAATAAACTACATGTTCCGATAAGAACAAACGTCGTCGATGCGCGCATGCTCTTTTACTTgtactttttttctctttttcgagAAAAGATCGTCCTCTGCTCTTCCATAGGCCGTATTTAACGACGAGAGCAGCGACGTTAAACGACAAGGACATGCAAAAGGAAATTGAGAATGAGAGGGCAAACTGTAATCGAAAGGACCAATTTGATAAGAAATAAGATgcgcaaagaaaaataaaaagaaaacattatgACTTTCATGAGTAGCTACGATGGAATGAGAATGGGGATGATGGGGAGCGtgcgagcgagagagagagagagagagagagagagagagggagagagagaggaggggTAAAAACGAGGGATTTAGGGAGGGAAGAGTACGATGTTCGCTGATGATTATCCGTCCATCAATGTACACCTTGAAAAAGATATCCTTCGCAAACGACCATGCCGATTTTAATCAAGAGCTGATCGATGTTGACGAGCTTTGTTTGAAGGATCCACACGAACACCGTCTCTTGGAATGTGAGGTGGTGAATCGGTCGCACTGCCCTCTCGATGTGGAGAAAATCTCGAGGAAGACGCAAGCGgaaaaatgatatatgtacaatgtacatataatacgtCTCGATTTTGACGGACACAAACACGTGTCGTTTGTTgaatatgtacgtacgtatgtatgtatttatgtatgtatgtatgcatgtaGGCACGTATGTGTGTTTGTTGtgcgtgtgtgcgcgcgcaTGAGCGCGTGTGTGTGCAtgcatttatgtatttatgtatgtattatgtatgtatgtatgtacgtatgtatatatatgcatctgtgtatgtatgtacgtatgcatatatgtatgtgtgtatgtatgaatatatgtatgtacgtatgcaTATAtgcatgtgtgtgtgtatgaatatatgtatgtacgtatgcatatatgtatgcgtgtatgtatgaatatatgtatgtacgtatgtacatatttatgtgcgtatgtatgtatatacgtatgtgcgcatgtatgtatgtatgtatgtatgtatgtacgtaggTATGTATATTCGaatgtaatatgtatgtatatgcgATCGAATGCACCGACGAATACCCATTTTGCGGACCAGAGCCTACCGATTAGGcaatttcttcgatcgatgttatattatatcctTGTACCTGTATGCGTAGTAAAGCCGCGCTAATTTTATTGTCTTTTCTTGTTATTAGCGTATCAAACAACGTTGTTAGTATATTGACCGTTGCTATCGAGAATACGATTTTCTAGTGTATAGAAGATCGGGATACAACGAGAAATAGATTGAGATCGAATTTGCGATTCGACCCCGATCTTCACGCTACATGATGTCATGCCGGTGATAGCGATGACAATGATTATGACAACAAAGACGCTGACGACGATCGTTtcgataatatattacaaacatttttatttctatttatatttctatgtcTGTACGTACGTCCAATATATCTGAATTAAGTTATCGTTTCATCCTtgtgtatgtattttaaaatcatcgaaattgaTTGTTCAGCGAATTATTATGCTGATGCGTTGATAATAattctcgttttttcttcatacatatgcatgtatatatagGAACTACAAAATCTCTTGAAAGAAAATACTTCCTGAAGCATCGTGTGATCGCCAATTTAAGCATCCGATAAAAACCAAAGCCAttgttttccaaaattctatttcatcgTATACTAGTGgtggaatattaataatgtcCAAGAAAAAAAATGCGACACGTAGATGATACGGAATGCATGTAAAccgataaaataaagatatagcATTTCTCATTCATCTAATTCGTTTACTACGAGTtgcacattttttttttcatagaaatttatcttttcgtATGCTTTTCCGCGCATCCACTAGCATCGCGTGAATACACGTTGGAGTATATAcgcgtgtattttattttatac
The nucleotide sequence above comes from Bombus pyrosoma isolate SC7728 linkage group LG1, ASM1482585v1, whole genome shotgun sequence. Encoded proteins:
- the LOC122568855 gene encoding uncharacterized protein LOC122568855 isoform X1 — its product is MGSSTASETTINTSTDSANTMLTMVTTTDGEQPDDSFDLMDIPSEMSPPAATSSTGGQSPEPILSAVAVISSPLPVHASTSSPIEYSTPDEKGLKTGAILRSELPIDCLDIRTSSVSNLLDETEIPSVDATPIIIHGTVNEVGKVSVSGRTPPLPDLRATDFFSTPVRGSMDAGQPDPDGLNPLLTLLVGRPRGEDGNRENRIVNNIGEKKYGEGKPNVNVTTNPLDISLIGTRTDQSNNDQSSDGSGRTTSATSKPRGKPAESHPLVSTIHSWVRLFFPFCAIGGNASGNKRSTQAATIVVQQPSLSLDGSAGAATILLHPELDVRRREENMRQLLDVANTLTLQEIHDFEMRYGSPHHSRSQSVKTPGSRSSGRPNYLCLPQQRSRVASMPNTGVEEEYYRLRHFSITGKGVVNRGDSLKSRRSRSNNSVASSNSSTEHLTASYPGSARNSAAGSLASSRESSASQGPTPYRVLMLGAPAVGKSSLVSQFMTSEYLHAYDTSIDDESGEKTVSVLLAGEESELTFIDHSSTEMTPETCITTYEPHAYCVVYSTTDRASVRVAEEVLQTLWRSDYMSARAVILVGNKVDLVRSRLVSTEEGKSMATSYDCKFIETSVGINHNVDELLVGLLTQIRLKLENPERTRDLFRKRSRKNRSKSPLGSCSENNSPKKYRGSRTSTSLKVRNLLGKVWARDSKSKSCENLHVL
- the LOC122568855 gene encoding uncharacterized protein LOC122568855 isoform X2, which gives rise to MGSSTASETTINTSTDSANTMLTMVTTTDGEQPDDSFDLMDIPSEMSPPAATSSTGGQSPEPILSAVAVISSPLPVHASTSSPIEYSTPDEKGLKTGAILRSELPIDCLDIRTSSVSNLLDETEIPSVDATPIIIHGTVNEVGKVSVSGRTPPLPDLRATDFFSTPVRGSMDAGQPDPDGLNPLLTLLVGRPRGEDGNRENRIVNNIGEKKYGEGKPNVNVTTNPLDISLIGTRTDQSNNDQSSDGSGRTTSATSKPRGKPAGGNASGNKRSTQAATIVVQQPSLSLDGSAGAATILLHPELDVRRREENMRQLLDVANTLTLQEIHDFEMRYGSPHHSRSQSVKTPGSRSSGRPNYLCLPQQRSRVASMPNTGVEEEYYRLRHFSITGKGVVNRGDSLKSRRSRSNNSVASSNSSTEHLTASYPGSARNSAAGSLASSRESSASQGPTPYRVLMLGAPAVGKSSLVSQFMTSEYLHAYDTSIDDESGEKTVSVLLAGEESELTFIDHSSTEMTPETCITTYEPHAYCVVYSTTDRASVRVAEEVLQTLWRSDYMSARAVILVGNKVDLVRSRLVSTEEGKSMATSYDCKFIETSVGINHNVDELLVGLLTQIRLKLENPERTRDLFRKRSRKNRSKSPLGSCSENNSPKKYRGSRTSTSLKVRNLLGKVWARDSKSKSCENLHVL